One Thalassotalea sediminis DNA segment encodes these proteins:
- a CDS encoding tetratricopeptide repeat-containing diguanylate cyclase: protein MKNKVGISIFRLTLLCFIPIMFVQSNVLAAKPLTNNTTDKLSSESSEEMIFRDPWLAYEALLTQEVQHNNSNTNNYLWWLVRKAQAENLLYFYLKFDQTLALIKPLLSNQVDNEIQARYYFYQGLSVQRQGNYKQARGLFEQSMSAAEKVGNNRVYIRAKQELAYTYSLADLYDTSLKDLQEAFVEAFAIEDQYLIATINETYGAIYGYMNRYKRSLEYYQKALDTYERLNYKAHIAEAIYGLASTYRYWKKYDQAIVYFKRYQEAVNYTPNTNISYFSAYGLGMTYAEKGDCVNALTYIDQAFALKGLDDYDAELYKRKASCHITLGELNKAELAIKASEAIFDTMPELLGTAWELENQKIRGHLAFAKGNFKLAYQTLEQYYEAYSQALIDNSTSRVNNIRASLELERQEVERALSKQRQKATDLATENREQKAKQQSYIIVFLITLLVVVIIVVTFQYKHNIQITALTRVDPLTGLYNRRYCFEKLDALLEKTIIDKGALTVILFDVDDFKAINDLHGHPIGDKVLVEIAKIAEDSCRPGDIVGRIGGEEFMCVLPRTDNEQGMKVAQRIRQSFEMSAFRDDSQRRISVTASFGVCTTTEPKTKASALYAKADKALYAAKLAGKNCVKDSSIS, encoded by the coding sequence TTGAAAAATAAAGTTGGCATTAGTATTTTTCGACTAACATTATTGTGTTTTATACCAATAATGTTTGTACAAAGTAACGTTCTTGCTGCTAAACCACTCACTAACAATACGACTGATAAATTGTCATCTGAATCTTCAGAGGAAATGATATTTCGCGACCCTTGGCTTGCTTATGAAGCGCTTTTAACGCAAGAGGTTCAACATAACAATAGTAATACTAACAACTATCTTTGGTGGTTAGTTAGAAAAGCACAAGCTGAAAATTTACTGTATTTTTATTTGAAATTCGATCAAACATTAGCCTTGATTAAACCGTTATTGTCTAATCAGGTGGACAATGAAATTCAAGCGCGCTATTACTTTTATCAAGGTTTATCTGTTCAACGTCAAGGAAACTATAAACAAGCGAGAGGGCTGTTTGAACAGTCTATGTCAGCGGCAGAAAAAGTTGGCAATAACCGAGTTTATATACGTGCAAAACAAGAGTTAGCGTATACTTATAGCCTTGCAGATCTCTACGATACTTCCCTTAAAGACTTACAAGAAGCGTTTGTTGAAGCGTTTGCGATAGAAGATCAATATTTAATAGCCACCATTAATGAAACTTACGGCGCAATTTATGGCTATATGAATCGTTATAAAAGATCGCTCGAGTATTATCAAAAAGCGCTTGATACCTACGAACGTTTAAACTACAAAGCGCATATTGCAGAGGCAATATATGGCTTGGCGTCTACTTATCGCTATTGGAAAAAGTATGATCAAGCTATTGTTTATTTTAAGCGCTATCAAGAGGCAGTAAATTATACCCCTAATACTAATATTTCTTACTTTTCTGCCTATGGATTAGGTATGACTTATGCTGAAAAGGGCGATTGTGTTAATGCGCTAACATATATTGATCAGGCTTTTGCTCTCAAGGGATTAGACGATTATGATGCCGAACTTTATAAACGAAAAGCCAGCTGCCATATTACGTTAGGTGAGCTAAATAAAGCAGAATTAGCGATAAAAGCTTCAGAAGCGATTTTTGACACAATGCCAGAATTACTTGGCACGGCATGGGAATTAGAGAATCAAAAAATACGCGGCCACTTAGCGTTTGCGAAAGGTAACTTTAAACTCGCTTATCAGACATTAGAACAATACTATGAGGCATACAGTCAAGCGTTGATCGATAACTCAACGAGTCGCGTCAATAATATCAGGGCCTCATTAGAGTTAGAAAGGCAAGAAGTAGAGCGGGCATTGTCAAAGCAAAGACAAAAAGCTACCGATTTAGCGACCGAAAATAGAGAACAAAAAGCCAAACAACAAAGCTACATTATTGTATTTTTAATTACTTTATTGGTAGTAGTGATAATCGTAGTTACCTTTCAATATAAACATAATATCCAAATAACAGCTTTGACAAGAGTAGATCCGTTAACCGGACTATACAACCGACGTTATTGTTTTGAAAAACTCGACGCGCTATTAGAGAAGACAATAATAGACAAAGGTGCATTGACTGTTATTTTATTTGATGTTGATGACTTTAAGGCTATTAATGATTTACATGGTCATCCTATCGGCGATAAGGTGTTGGTTGAAATAGCTAAGATTGCAGAAGATAGCTGTCGACCAGGTGATATTGTCGGCAGAATAGGTGGTGAAGAATTTATGTGTGTGTTACCACGGACAGATAATGAGCAAGGTATGAAAGTAGCACAAAGAATTCGTCAAAGCTTTGAAATGTCTGCTTTTAGAGATGATAGTCAACGAAGAATTTCAGTAACAGCTAGCTTTGGTGTTTGTACTACTACAGAACCAAAAACTAAAGCGAGTGCATTGTATGCAAAAGCTGATAAAGCACTTTACGCTGCCAAATTAGCGGGTAAAAACTGTGTTAAAGACAGTAGTATTAGCTAG
- a CDS encoding TonB-dependent receptor plug domain-containing protein, translated as MFGINNIKSRQIRLNNKKITKVQKISLVAAAIIPLCTGSYSAMAEEASTDEKVERIEVTGSRIKRIAFEAASPVITITAADMEASGFSTVSDVLRNSSLNSFGSFGGDSNNGWSSQAEISLKGTDARQSLVLIDGVRLTKSPITGGSANLNMIPTAAIERIDILTDGASAVYGSDAVAGVINIVLKKEFSGLEMSAKYEFPDSVTGQDSEKFTLTGGLSGERGSMVFSWEHYEEDELLMSDLDYATAQLVEEGADPQYLDNWWGLSSTGRTIQQWSNGWNDEPLNLQGNCDVYNGKGSGQFIGQLSKLSDADDSVCAYDYTTAAQELPSTRRDAMMTNMTYELTDDIRLVARGMWMNQQTKDVSAGVPAWFPVDIALPGRTITTSTGETLDLSPVEEGGWFGYRMNTLGDREAEHNDTTLDLVVGLEGELGEITWDLSANYARYDAFTWGSNYASTAQLTDSVGYMDADGNWSGWDPRDPDSLPPASVRANFDKRRVSTQNSLRGGVQFDVMDLPGGTWSAYVGASHLRETYYSKIDGQAEAGNVAGGNGGSGGIGSRTASAVFVESVFPIFKNLEVNIAARHDDYSDFGTTTNPQVSISYRPTENLLIRGSAGTGFQAPLLTDLYSDNIRGYRDNEVNFIGCYNQGISLEDCNLVDEYWATQGGNKNLKAEESENTNIGVVWQFAEHWQVKADMWTLDTENRVTTISPSVIQLMQIQTWMAEGGSVPISSKLPGVDILLRGNSDILEIFTPNTNAGLREISGIDAALNGRVETQVGAFDIDLNWSHMRKYRTSFISEEGTVALGDDELGDVGRPQDRVNMSLTWTYNDHSLNLYSYYIASQKDTFTNDEGETEVFDALASFTGHNLTYTYFTPWHGKLALGVLNLTEEDTPRRSLRPREPYKSLYDIRGRVFTLSYTQSF; from the coding sequence ATGTTTGGGATTAACAACATAAAAAGTCGACAAATTCGACTTAACAACAAAAAAATAACGAAGGTTCAAAAAATTTCTTTAGTTGCGGCAGCAATTATTCCGCTTTGTACGGGATCATACTCAGCAATGGCTGAAGAGGCTTCAACGGATGAAAAAGTTGAACGTATTGAAGTTACAGGGTCGCGTATCAAACGTATTGCATTTGAAGCAGCGAGTCCTGTCATTACAATTACTGCAGCAGATATGGAGGCATCCGGATTTTCAACCGTTAGTGATGTATTAAGAAATTCGTCTTTAAATAGCTTTGGTTCATTTGGTGGTGATTCAAATAACGGTTGGAGCTCACAAGCTGAGATTTCTCTAAAAGGAACAGACGCTCGTCAATCACTTGTATTAATTGATGGTGTCAGATTAACTAAATCGCCAATCACTGGCGGCAGCGCCAACTTAAATATGATTCCAACAGCCGCTATTGAAAGGATAGATATTCTTACTGATGGTGCTTCTGCGGTCTATGGTTCTGACGCCGTTGCTGGTGTGATTAATATTGTTTTGAAAAAAGAATTTAGTGGCTTAGAAATGTCTGCTAAATATGAATTTCCTGATAGTGTAACGGGTCAAGACTCTGAGAAATTTACCCTAACGGGTGGGTTGAGTGGTGAAAGAGGCTCAATGGTATTTTCATGGGAACACTATGAAGAAGATGAGCTATTAATGTCTGACCTTGATTACGCCACCGCACAATTAGTTGAAGAAGGAGCAGATCCGCAGTACTTGGATAATTGGTGGGGGTTAAGCAGTACTGGGCGAACAATACAGCAGTGGAGTAATGGTTGGAATGACGAACCTTTAAACTTACAGGGTAATTGTGATGTCTATAACGGTAAAGGTTCTGGTCAGTTCATTGGTCAATTATCTAAGTTAAGTGATGCTGATGACTCTGTTTGTGCTTATGACTACACAACTGCAGCGCAAGAACTACCATCTACTCGTCGTGATGCAATGATGACAAATATGACGTACGAACTTACTGACGATATTCGTCTTGTTGCTCGTGGTATGTGGATGAACCAACAGACTAAAGATGTCTCTGCTGGAGTACCTGCATGGTTTCCTGTTGATATTGCATTACCTGGTAGAACAATTACCACTAGCACAGGTGAAACACTTGATTTATCGCCGGTAGAAGAAGGTGGCTGGTTTGGCTATCGTATGAATACTCTAGGTGATCGCGAAGCTGAACATAATGATACGACGCTTGATTTAGTCGTGGGACTGGAAGGTGAATTAGGTGAAATTACTTGGGACTTAAGTGCAAATTATGCGAGATATGATGCGTTTACTTGGGGCAGCAACTACGCCAGTACTGCGCAGCTTACTGATTCGGTCGGATATATGGATGCTGATGGAAATTGGAGCGGGTGGGATCCGCGAGACCCCGATTCTTTACCGCCAGCTTCGGTAAGAGCTAACTTCGATAAACGTCGAGTTTCAACGCAAAATAGTTTGCGTGGTGGTGTACAATTTGACGTAATGGATTTGCCTGGTGGTACATGGTCTGCTTACGTTGGAGCATCTCATTTGAGAGAAACCTATTATTCTAAAATCGATGGCCAAGCTGAAGCAGGTAATGTTGCCGGCGGAAATGGTGGTAGTGGCGGTATTGGCTCAAGAACGGCTTCCGCTGTGTTTGTTGAGTCTGTTTTTCCTATCTTTAAAAACCTTGAGGTAAATATAGCTGCCCGTCACGATGATTATAGTGATTTTGGTACTACAACTAATCCACAAGTGTCTATTAGTTATCGCCCTACAGAAAACTTATTGATTAGAGGTTCAGCAGGTACAGGGTTCCAAGCACCATTATTAACAGATTTATACTCGGATAATATTCGAGGCTACCGCGACAATGAAGTCAATTTTATTGGCTGTTATAACCAAGGTATTTCATTGGAAGATTGTAATCTAGTTGATGAATATTGGGCGACACAGGGTGGTAATAAAAATCTTAAAGCTGAAGAAAGTGAAAACACCAATATTGGTGTAGTGTGGCAGTTTGCCGAGCATTGGCAAGTAAAAGCCGATATGTGGACGTTAGATACGGAAAATCGTGTAACGACTATTTCACCCAGCGTTATACAGTTAATGCAAATTCAGACATGGATGGCTGAAGGAGGCAGTGTACCTATTTCGTCTAAATTACCAGGCGTAGACATTTTATTGCGAGGCAACAGTGATATTCTTGAAATATTCACACCAAATACTAATGCTGGTTTACGTGAAATTTCAGGTATAGACGCTGCGTTAAATGGCCGTGTTGAAACGCAAGTTGGAGCATTCGATATAGACCTAAATTGGTCACACATGCGCAAGTATAGAACTAGCTTCATTAGCGAAGAAGGTACTGTCGCTTTAGGTGATGATGAGCTTGGTGATGTTGGTCGCCCGCAGGATCGAGTCAATATGTCTTTAACATGGACATATAACGATCATTCACTCAATCTGTATTCTTATTATATTGCCTCTCAAAAAGACACATTTACAAACGATGAAGGCGAGACTGAAGTGTTTGATGCGTTAGCGTCTTTTACAGGGCATAACTTAACCTATACCTATTTTACGCCTTGGCATGGAAAACTAGCATTAGGTGTTTTGAATCTAACAGAAGAAGATACACCTCGTCGTAGCCTACGTCCTAGAGAGCCTTATAAGTCTTTGTACGATATTCGAGGTCGAGTGTTTACGTTAAGTTACACACAATCTTTTTAA
- a CDS encoding GGDEF domain-containing protein, protein MQTEKFDNLVILLLISFTFIIIGAHHFALNKTITFDSQSNIRAYAVTDTANGGSSKAKLHTKGDSYLLDCHIVKSDYPWPFCEVTFAVGVNEKNELDTPLDLSPYTSAHIFAKYISDNKASFRFQLRTYNERYSSPTDDSTWKYNGIEYWPEKNTYPVEIPLDAMQVATWWLLEQEIPIAYASPEFDQVLILELATGNHMKPGHYQIEIERIEFSGKVFTNKQVFTFIIAMWVFAAIIGLVMNLYRSKEKLILLEKRAHELKQLNRLLNVKSQELKDQVERDPLTGALNRKGIEHVFTNEIKTLSLMFIDIDHFKPLNDRYGHNIGDIILKDFVKLISENCRSTDFLARWGGEEFLLICPNTKLLEANELAEDLRQLIAQHHFVQDIKITASFGLAQKENESVSALIERADVALYAAKAQGRNKVVISNNVDLF, encoded by the coding sequence ATGCAAACTGAAAAATTCGACAATTTAGTAATACTTCTATTGATCAGTTTTACCTTTATTATCATTGGTGCGCATCATTTCGCATTAAACAAAACAATCACATTTGATAGCCAGTCAAATATCAGAGCCTATGCTGTTACGGATACGGCAAATGGCGGTTCTTCTAAAGCCAAATTACATACAAAAGGTGACAGCTATTTATTAGATTGTCATATTGTGAAATCAGATTACCCTTGGCCATTTTGTGAAGTAACGTTTGCTGTCGGCGTAAATGAAAAAAATGAACTCGACACCCCCTTAGACTTATCACCATATACCAGCGCGCACATATTCGCTAAATATATTAGTGATAATAAGGCCAGTTTTCGTTTTCAATTACGTACATATAACGAACGTTATTCATCACCTACAGATGACTCAACGTGGAAATACAATGGCATCGAATATTGGCCAGAGAAAAACACTTATCCCGTTGAAATTCCGTTAGATGCGATGCAAGTAGCAACCTGGTGGTTATTGGAACAAGAAATCCCTATTGCATACGCAAGTCCTGAATTTGATCAGGTACTTATACTCGAACTTGCCACAGGAAACCACATGAAACCTGGGCATTACCAAATTGAAATTGAGCGTATTGAGTTTTCAGGTAAGGTCTTTACTAACAAGCAAGTGTTCACCTTTATCATTGCTATGTGGGTTTTTGCCGCAATTATTGGCTTGGTCATGAACTTGTATCGCTCCAAAGAAAAATTAATATTGCTTGAAAAACGAGCGCATGAATTAAAGCAATTAAATAGATTATTAAATGTTAAGTCTCAAGAATTGAAAGATCAGGTAGAGCGCGATCCATTAACGGGCGCACTCAACCGAAAAGGTATTGAGCACGTTTTTACAAATGAAATTAAAACACTGTCATTGATGTTTATCGATATCGATCACTTTAAACCACTAAATGATCGATACGGACATAATATTGGCGACATTATTCTTAAAGATTTTGTAAAGCTGATTAGCGAAAACTGCCGCTCTACAGACTTTCTCGCACGCTGGGGTGGAGAGGAGTTTCTTTTAATTTGTCCCAATACAAAATTATTAGAAGCAAATGAACTAGCGGAAGATTTAAGACAACTCATTGCGCAACATCATTTTGTTCAAGACATTAAAATTACCGCAAGTTTTGGGCTTGCTCAAAAAGAAAACGAATCGGTTTCTGCCCTCATTGAAAGAGCAGACGTTGCATTGTACGCAGCAAAAGCACAAGGTAGAAATAAGGTTGTCATCTCTAACAACGTGGATCTATTCTAA
- a CDS encoding EF-hand domain-containing protein: MDLNQWVDELFEVFDEDKDGVISRSEFVELIDVLLQDKGIRMCESIFKRFDKNHDNSISKEELKEMVIELAL, from the coding sequence ATGGATTTAAATCAGTGGGTAGATGAATTATTTGAAGTCTTTGATGAAGACAAAGACGGTGTTATTAGTAGAAGTGAATTTGTTGAGTTAATCGACGTTCTATTACAAGATAAAGGTATTAGAATGTGTGAAAGCATTTTTAAACGATTTGATAAAAATCACGACAATTCAATATCGAAAGAAGAGTTAAAGGAAATGGTTATAGAATTAGCGTTGTAA